TGGAGTAGATCAGGGACGCGCCCCGGTATAGATCCAAACTCGGGGAGAATATGTCGTCACCGACGATCGCCATGCCCCCCAGGGCCCGGCCCACCTTATCGGTGGCGACGACCTCCCGCTGAGGGACCAGGAGGAGGGCGACCTCGGGGGCGGCGCCGATCCCCACCTCGACGACTTTGCCCGAGTACCGGGCGAGGATGAACCGGGCGAGGTCCTCCCCGCCCCGGATCGGTGGCATCGGGGGGCCCTCA
The sequence above is drawn from the Methanothrix harundinacea 6Ac genome and encodes:
- a CDS encoding UPF0146 family protein produces the protein MPPIRGGEDLARFILARYSGKVVEVGIGAAPEVALLLVPQREVVATDKVGRALGGMAIVGDDIFSPSLDLYRGASLIYSIRPPLEIQLAMGRLAKKVGAEVMVRPLGDEIASIPGFRRTLVNSGEAWFYLFTPSPGGSAPSPPP